The window TAAAGGAATCGTCAATGTTGGAGGCTTTATGGAAATGCTTGTTTTACAAAATACCCGTTTAAATGTTACCTATTCTATGGGCAATAAAATCGCTCGAGCTTTACTGCTTGCCTGGCAGCGTCATTTATTGAAAAAGAAAAATGAACACCACGACAATACCAACTACCACAATTCCAGGCAGCAAATTGGCTACTCGAATTTTAGTTAAGCCGGCAATATTTAATCCGATTGCCATAATCATGACACCACCTGTTGCCGTCATTTCTTGAATAAATAAGTTTAATGCAGCTTCAGGTATATATTTACTGATTACCCCTGCAAGAAGGGTAATAGTACCTTGGTATAAAAAAACGGGGATTGCAGCTAACATTACACCTATTCCTAACGTGGATGCTAAGACGATCGCAGTAAATCCATCTATAATCCCCTTTGTAATTAGAACAGAGTGATCATTTCGAATACCACTATCCAATGCACCTAGAATTGCCATTGAACCGATTACAAAAAATAATGTAGCATTTATAA is drawn from Lysinibacillus sp. SGAir0095 and contains these coding sequences:
- a CDS encoding DUF554 domain-containing protein produces the protein MVLLGSIINALLIIIGSSIGRILKGIPEKMKTTVLSIIGLAVAVLGIQMGMETTNFIIVIISLVIGAVIGEWLDLDMQLFRFGQWIETKIGKQTSESSIAEGFINATLFFVIGSMAILGALDSGIRNDHSVLITKGIIDGFTAIVLASTLGIGVMLAAIPVFLYQGTITLLAGVISKYIPEAALNLFIQEMTATGGVMIMAIGLNIAGLTKIRVANLLPGIVVVGIVVVFIFLFQ